One window of Bactrocera tryoni isolate S06 chromosome 2, CSIRO_BtryS06_freeze2, whole genome shotgun sequence genomic DNA carries:
- the LOC120769647 gene encoding uncharacterized protein LOC120769647 — MVLKTFVLFFCLFYFGSVGYTSKISYVVVWRENPCSFMLNRPRHTSLVPPTQFQFEDNCYDGGRHHIIPYEILRNFFNFAVKQASRATRIAQYLSAYISTIVAQFIANGESIQHQNPFPDNDEVVIIIDPWEEMFAALSWLPGNIFIGPQVNIRHHDDPLNQRGGDPGNAFEQYANRIINDDTHFTALQNLNRDMRLYINDSTDVNLFHQIMTNLDIVNRRTTPFPFDAEDWEIVNGEFYIRDRHREKRSENQIPQPPTACNTKPSTNDDPFDYYVGFCKAVNRKLTASHFSSINKKYIESDDKMEFDCPKNTFIRVKRATISSMPWAVAAFSFGLACLTGDCVERDGTEKIKKLCDNKRSCLFSDRDTEGLGVDVEYYCADVLTPIRERKELQRPVRFSSSEFELNCPLDYTIRISKAIRHSSSFFLNCAIDDCTEKDITPILREKCDGENPCKNTLDDWGLQPITVDFSCIPNPSMFV, encoded by the exons ATGGTGCTCAAAACTTTTGTGTTATTCTTTTGCCTATTTTATTTCG GTTCAGTAGGATATACCAGCAAAATAAGTTATGTTGTCGTGTGGCGAGAAAATCCATGTTCTTTTATGTTGAACCGCCCGCGTCATACTTCATTGGTGCCACCTACTCAGTTTCAATTTGAGGATAATTGTTATGATGGTGGCCGACATCACATAATACCATATGAGATTCtgcgtaatttttttaattttgccgTGAAACAAGCCAGTAGAGCAACGCGCATCGCACAATACTTATCAGCATACATTTCTACAATAGTGGCACAATTTATTGCCAATGGCGAATCTATACAACATCAAAATCCGTTTCCTGACAACGATGAAGTGGTTATCATCATTGATCCATgggaagaaatgtttgcagcaCTTTCATGGTTACCCggaaatatatttatagggCCGCAGGTGAATATTCGTCACCATGACGATCCCCTGAACCAGAGAGGCGGAGATCCCGGTAACGCATTCGAGCAGTACGCAAATAGAATAATCAACGACGACACACACTTTACTGCTCTACAAAATCTCAATCGCGATATGCGACTTTATATTAATGATTCTACAGatgtaaatttgtttcatcaaatAATGACCAATTTAGATATTGTCAACAGAAGAACTACACCTTTTCCATTCGATGCAGAGGATTGGGAAATAGTTAATGGAGAGTTTTACATTCGCGATAGACATAGAGAGAAACGATCCGAAAACCAAATCCCACAACCGCCAACCGCATGCAACACGAAGCCATCAACTAATGATGATCCTTTCGATTATTATGTTGGATTCTGTAAAGCGGTAAATCGAAAATTAACGGCCAGTCATTTTTCGTcgatcaataaaaaatacatagaaTCGGATGATAAGATGGAATTTGATTGTCCCAAAAATACTTTCATTAGAGTAAAACGAGCCACCATAAGTAGCATGCCCTGGGCAGTCGCTGCTTTCTCGTTTGGGCTAGCATGTCTCACGGGTGACTGCGTAGAGCGGGACGGtaccgaaaaaataaaaaagttgtgtgACAACAAGAGATCATGCCTATTTTCTGATAGAGACACAGAGGGTTTGGGTGTAGATGTGGAATATTACTGTGCGGATGTATTAACACCTATACGAGAAAGAAAAGAATTACAG cGACCTGTTCGCTTTAGTTCCAGCGAATTTGAACTTAACTGCCCCTTGGATTATACAATTCGTATTAGTAAAGCAATAAGACACTCGTCCtctttttttcttaattgtGCTATTGATGATTGCACAGAAAAGGATATTACACCAATTTTGCGGGAAAAATGCGACGGAGAAAATCCATGCAAAAACACACTCGACGATTGGGGCTTGCAACCAATAACCGTAGATTTTTCTTGCATCCCAAATCCATCCATGTTTGTGTGA
- the LOC120768204 gene encoding maltase A3-like, whose amino-acid sequence MATRALMVVTLLAFCGCSLTVAAKSWWETASFYQIYPRSFKDSDADGVGDLNGVTSVLPYLKEIGMTGTWLSPFLKSPMADFGYDISNFTDVDPLFGTMEDFERMVTKAKELDIKIILDFVPNHSSDECDWFIKSAARDPVYKDYYVWHPGKLVDGIRQPPNNWVSVFYGSAWQWHEERQEYYLHQFDKKQPDFNFRNPAVREAMNNVLRFWLDKGVDGFRIDAIYHAFEIEADEDGNYADEPVSGWSDDPQDYGYVRHIYTVDQWETPHLVYEWRQLLKDYEAIHGGDERILMVETWSPIDIVMHYYGNETAEGGQIPFNFQMISNLGYDSNAHHYSEMINRWFQYMPTGRTPNWVIGNHDKNRVGTRFGAERIDLFNILLLTLPGCSITYNGEEIGMTDVWISWEETVDPQACNNEQEGYEWRSRDPARTPYQWSDTANAGFTTGRNTWLPIAEDYKLVNVKRERGVALSHLNVFKNLQQLRKSATLQDGETEVKALNDYVLAVKRSLRENYTYITLLNIFGHIENFNLHEHFADLPAEFEYVLITDRSIRRKGDKTPTSSVTLMPHESIVLRSSVRV is encoded by the exons ATGGCTACACGAGCCTTAATGGTAGTGACTTTATTAGCCTTTTGCGGTTGTTCACTCACAGTCGCTGCAAAGTCTTGGTGGGAAACCGCTTCGTTTTATCAGATTTATCCACGTTCTTTCAAGGATAGCGATGCCGATGGTGTTGGCGATCTGAATGGTGTCACAAGTGTGCTACCATATCTGAAGGAGATCGGCATGACTGGCACTTGGTTGTCGCCATTCCTCAAGTCGCCCATGGCAGATTTTGGTTATGATATCTCCAACTTTACAGACGTCGATCCACTATTCGGCACTATGGAGGACTTCGAGCGCATGGTGACTAAGGCCAAAGAGttggatataaaaataattttggactTTGTACCAAATCATTCGAGTGATGAATGTGATTGGTTCATTAAATCGGCTGCTAGAGATCCCGTATACAAGGACTATTATGTCTGGCATCCAGGTAAGTTGGTGGATGGTATACGTCAACCGCCAAACAACTGGGTCAGCGTATTTTATGGTTCGGCATGGCAGTGGCATGAGGAGCGCCAAGAGTACTACCTGCATCAGTTTGACAAAAAACAACCGGATTTCAATTTTCGCAATCCCGCAGTGCGCGAAGCAATGAAT AATGTCTTGCGTTTCTGGTTGGACAAGGGAGTTGATGGTTTTCGCATTGATGCCATCTACCACGCCTTCGAGATTGAGGCTGATGAAGATGGTAACTATGCAGACGAGCCCGTGAGTGGTTGGAGCGACGATCCACAGGATTACGGTTATGTTCGCCACATTTACACGGTTGATCAGTGGGAGACACCGCATTTGGTGTATGAGTGGCGTCAGCTCTTGAAGGATTACGAAGCAATTCATGGCGGCGATGAGCG TATTTTGATGGTCGAGACCTGGTCACCCATAGATATCGTCATGCATTACTACGGTAATGAGACCGCGGAAGGCGGTCAAATACCCTTCAACTTCCAAATGATTTCTAATTTGGGCTATGATTCCAATGCACATCATTATTCCGAAATGATCAACAGATGGTTCCAATACATGCCGACTGGTAGAACACCTAACTGGGTG ATCGGTAATCACGACAAAAATCGTGTTGGTACGCGCTTTGGTGCCGAACGCATTGACCTCTTCAATATACTCTTGCTCACACTGCCCGGCTGCAGTATCACCTACAATGGCGAGGAGATCGGCATGACTGACGTATGGATCTCCTGGGAGGAGACCGTCGACCCACAGGCGTGCAACAATGAGCAAGAAGGTTATGAGTGGCGTTCACGCGATCCGGCACGAACACCCTACCAGTGGAGCGACACTGCGAATGCTGGTTTTACCACGGGCCGAAATACTTGGCTACCCATCGCAGAAGACTATAAGCTCGTGAATGTGAAACGAGAGCGCGGTGTGGCTTTGAGTCATTTAAACGTCTTCAAGAATCTACAACAGCTAAGAAAGTCGGCAACCTTACAAGATGGTGAGACAGAGGTTAAAGCGTTGAATGACTATGTCTTAGCCGTCAAGCG CTCACTGCGTGaaaattacacatacataaCGCTGCTCAACATTTTTGGTCACATTGAGAATTTCAACTTGCACGAACACTTCGCTGACCTGCCGGCGGAGTTCGAATACGTCTTGATAACCGATCGCTCTATCAGGAGAAAGGG CGATAAGACTCCCACCAGCAGCGTCACGCTTATGCCACACGAGTCCATTGTGCTGAGGTCCAGCGTTCGAGTTTAG
- the LOC120768143 gene encoding maltase A3-like, with protein MATRALMVVTLLAFCGCSLTVAAKSWWETASFYQIYPRSFKDSDGDGVGDLNGVTSMLPYLKEIGITGAWLSPFLKSPMADFGYDVSNFTDVDPLFGTMEDFERLLAKAKELDIKILLDFVPNHSSDECEWFIKSAARDPVYKDYYMWHPGKLVDGKRQPPNNWVSLFYGSAWQWHEERQEYYLHQFDKKQPDFNFRNPAVREEMNNVLRFWLNKGVDGFRIDAIHHVFEIEADEDGNYADEPLSGWSDDPLNYGYIRHIYTVDQWENPHLVYEWRQVLEDYKAEHGGDERILMIEAWSALDIMMQYYGNETAEGGQIPFNFQLISYLDKDSNAHLYSEVISRWFQYMPTGRTPNWVIGNHDKSRVATRFGAERIDLFNILLLTLPGCSITYYGDEIGMTDVWISWEETVDPQACNNAQEGYEWRSRDPARTPHQWSDTANAGFTTGQKTWLPIAEDYKLVNVKRQRSVALSHLNVFKNLQQLRKTATLQDGETEVKALNDNVLAVRRSLRENYTYITLLNIFDHIENFNLHEHFADLPAEFEYVLITDRSIRRKGDKIPTSSVTLMPHESIVLRSSVRV; from the exons ATGGCTACACGTGCCTTAATGGTAGTGACTTTATTAGCCTTTTGTGGTTGTTCACTCACAGTCGCTGCAAAATCGTGGTGGGAAACCGCTTCGTTCTATCAGATTTATCCGCGTTCTTTCAAGGATAGCGATGGCGATGGTGTTGGCGATCTGAATGGTGTCACGAGTATGCTACCATATCTGAAGGAGATTGGCATTACTGGCGCTTGGTTGTCGCCATTCCTCAAATCGCCCATGGCAGATTTCGGTTATGATGTCTCCAACTTTACAGACGTCGATCCACTGTTCGGCACTATGGAGGACTTCGAGCGCTTGCTGGCCAAGGCCAAAGAGTTGGATATCAAAATACTTTTGGACTTTGTACCAAATCATTCGAGTGATGAGTGTGAATGGTTCATTAAATCGGCCGCAAGAGATCCCGTATACAAGGACTATTATATGTGGCATCCAGGTAAGTTGGTGGATGGTAAACGTCAGCCACCAAACAACTGGGTCAGCCTATTTTACGGTTCGGCATGGCAGTGGCATGAAGAGCGCCAAGAGTACTACCTGCATCAGTTTGACAAAAAACAACCGGATTTCAATTTTCGCAATCCCGCAGTGCGCGAAGAAATGAAT AATGTCTTGCGCTTCTGGTTGAACAAGGGTGTCGATGGTTTTCGTATTGATGCCATCCACCACGTCTTCGAGATTGAGGCTGATGAAGATGGTAACTATGCAGACGAGCCCTTGAGTGGTTGGAGTGACGATCCACTGAATTACGGCTATATTCGCCACATTTACACGGTTGATCAGTGGGAGAACCCGCATCTGGTGTATGAGTGGCGTCAGGTTTTGGAAGATTACAAAGCAGAACATGGCGGCGACGAGCG TATTTTGATGATCGAGGCCTGGTCAGCCTTAGATATCATGATGCAATACTACGGTAATGAGACCGCAGAAGGTGGTCAAATACCCTTCAACTTCCAATTGATTTCTTATTTGGACAAGGATTCCAATGCACATCTTTATTCCGAAGTGATCAGCAGATGGTTCCAATACATGCCGACTGGTAGAACACCTAACTGGGTG ATCGGTAATCACGACAAAAGTCGTGTGGCTACGCGCTTTGGTGCCGAACGCATTGACCTCTTCAATATACTCTTGCTCACATTGCCGGGTTGCAGTATCACCTACTATGGCGACGAGATCGGCATGACTGACGTTTGGATATCCTGGGAGGAGACCGTCGACCCACAGGCGTGCAACAATGCGCAGGAAGGTTATGAATGGCGTTCACGCGATCCGGCACGAACACCCCACCAGTGGAGTGATACTGCGAATGCTGGTTTTACCACGGGCCAAAAAACATGGCTACCTATCGCGGAAGACTACAAGCTCGTTAATGTAAAACGGCAGCGCAGTGTGGCTTTGAGTCATTTAAACGTCTTCAAAAATCTACAACAGCTAAGAAAGACGGCAACCTTACAGGATGGTGAGACAGAGGTTAAAGCGTTGAATGACAATGTCTTAGCCGTCAGGCG CTCACTGCGTGaaaattacacatacataaCGCTGCTCAACATTTTTGATCACATTGAAAATTTCAACCTGCATGAACACTTCGCTGACCTGCCGGCGGAATTCGAATACGTCTTGATAACCGATCGCTCTATCAGGAGAAAGGG CGATAAGATTCCCACCAGCAGCGTCACGCTTATGCCACACGAGTCCATTGTGTTGAGATCCAGCGTTCGAGTTTAG